One genomic window of Mucilaginibacter sp. SJ includes the following:
- a CDS encoding CatA-like O-acetyltransferase encodes MKQKIDIENWIRKEHYNFFKQFEEPYYGVNVNVDVTAAYKFVKDNGISFFLYTMYQSLAASQIIEPFKYRMEGNDVFIYDQIDASSTVPRANGTFGFGEWPFHPLFEDFARDANKEIERVQSNNLLERKALNNVIRFSSLPWINFTSLSHARMFSFMDSCPKVSFGKMTEHHGKRTIPLSIHVNHALVDGIHVGQYIDCYQELLNKGF; translated from the coding sequence ATGAAACAAAAAATAGATATTGAAAACTGGATCAGGAAAGAGCATTACAACTTTTTTAAACAGTTTGAAGAGCCCTATTATGGCGTAAACGTAAACGTTGATGTAACAGCCGCCTATAAGTTTGTGAAGGATAACGGGATCTCATTTTTCCTTTATACCATGTATCAGTCTTTAGCCGCCTCGCAAATTATTGAGCCTTTCAAATATCGTATGGAAGGCAATGATGTTTTTATTTACGACCAGATTGATGCCAGCTCAACCGTTCCGCGGGCTAATGGCACATTTGGCTTTGGTGAATGGCCCTTTCATCCCTTGTTCGAAGATTTTGCCCGCGACGCCAACAAGGAAATTGAACGGGTACAAAGTAACAACCTGCTTGAACGCAAGGCTTTAAACAATGTAATCCGTTTTTCTTCGCTACCCTGGATCAATTTCACCTCACTGTCGCATGCGCGCATGTTTTCATTTATGGACAGCTGCCCCAAGGTTTCGTTTGGGAAAATGACAGAGCATCATGGTAAGCGCACCATACCTCTATCCATTCACGTAAACCATGCTTTGGTTGATGGCATCCACGTGGGCCAGTATATTGATTGTTACCAGGAATTGTTGAATAAGGGATTTTAG
- a CDS encoding PAS domain-containing sensor histidine kinase — MEPTENFFRSIIEASPFPVYMCMGPDKLIAIANDATLKAWGKDKSIIGKPFDEALPDLLGQPFSSLISEVYRTGETYYGNNAPAEFTINGKRQINYYKFTYQAVRNSRGKIVGVICFSTDVTEIEHARQAMEESRHTLYNMVRQAPVGICIINSDNLVIEVVNDSYLELVGRKRAEMENRGVWEAIPETAELYAPVMDNVIETGQPITAKEHKLLLVRNGVPEMVFIDFVYEPVKGFDGEISAIMVIAIDVTEKVFARRKIEEAEERARLAVEAAEIGTFDLDLVTDEILTSERFNIIFGVGRDAPRDLFLKALHPDDLELRNNAHKTALITGKLFYEARIIWPNGSLRWVRAQGKVYYGSINKPLRILGTLLDITEFKHLQQQKDDFISVASHELKTPMTSIKASMQLLDRLIKVDPSSDKIPQFINRGNSSLNKMQQLVDSLLNVSKITAGQLALHKTRFLAAQMINECCDHVRLAGTHELELTGDTDLELYADRQRIDQVVVNFVNNAVKYAPDSNRIVINISKQDNMAKISVQDFGRGIPPENIPHLFERYYRVDTSGIQYSGLGLGLYISAEIIELHGGKMGVESEVDKGSTFWFTIPLN; from the coding sequence TTGGAACCTACTGAAAACTTTTTCCGAAGCATTATTGAGGCCTCGCCTTTTCCGGTGTATATGTGTATGGGCCCGGATAAGCTCATTGCCATAGCCAATGATGCTACCTTGAAAGCATGGGGAAAAGATAAGTCGATAATTGGGAAACCATTTGACGAGGCGCTGCCCGACCTTCTCGGCCAGCCGTTCAGCAGCCTGATCAGCGAAGTATACCGTACCGGCGAAACTTACTATGGCAACAATGCACCTGCCGAATTTACAATTAACGGCAAACGGCAAATCAATTATTACAAGTTTACCTACCAGGCTGTACGTAACTCGCGCGGTAAAATAGTTGGCGTTATTTGTTTCTCGACCGATGTTACCGAAATTGAACACGCCCGGCAAGCCATGGAAGAGAGCAGGCATACTTTGTATAATATGGTGAGGCAGGCTCCCGTAGGCATTTGCATTATAAACAGTGATAACCTGGTAATTGAAGTAGTTAATGACTCGTATCTTGAGCTGGTAGGCCGTAAACGTGCAGAAATGGAAAACCGGGGCGTTTGGGAAGCCATCCCCGAAACGGCCGAATTGTATGCCCCTGTAATGGATAATGTTATTGAAACAGGGCAACCGATTACCGCCAAAGAGCATAAACTGCTGCTTGTACGCAATGGCGTACCCGAAATGGTATTTATTGATTTTGTTTATGAACCTGTTAAAGGTTTTGATGGCGAGATAAGCGCCATTATGGTAATTGCAATTGATGTAACTGAAAAAGTTTTTGCACGCCGCAAAATTGAGGAAGCCGAAGAAAGGGCCAGGCTGGCCGTTGAAGCTGCCGAAATAGGCACCTTTGATCTTGACCTGGTTACCGACGAGATACTTACATCTGAAAGGTTTAACATTATTTTTGGAGTTGGCCGTGATGCGCCCCGCGATTTATTTTTGAAAGCACTGCATCCCGATGACCTTGAACTACGCAATAATGCTCATAAAACCGCGCTTATTACCGGAAAACTTTTTTATGAGGCAAGAATTATCTGGCCAAACGGCTCTTTACGCTGGGTCAGGGCGCAAGGAAAAGTTTATTATGGCTCAATAAACAAACCGCTGCGTATACTGGGTACCTTGCTTGATATTACCGAATTTAAACACCTGCAACAACAAAAAGACGATTTTATAAGCGTTGCCAGTCACGAACTTAAAACACCGATGACATCGATCAAGGCTTCCATGCAATTGCTGGACAGATTGATCAAGGTTGACCCTTCATCTGATAAGATCCCCCAGTTTATTAACCGCGGCAACAGCAGTCTGAATAAAATGCAGCAACTGGTTGATAGCTTACTTAACGTTTCAAAAATTACCGCCGGGCAGCTTGCACTTCATAAAACACGTTTTTTGGCAGCCCAAATGATCAATGAATGCTGCGACCACGTGAGGCTTGCAGGTACACATGAACTTGAACTTACAGGCGACACCGATCTGGAACTATACGCCGACAGGCAACGGATAGACCAGGTTGTTGTTAATTTTGTAAACAATGCGGTTAAATATGCACCCGACAGCAACCGGATTGTCATCAATATCAGTAAACAGGACAATATGGCCAAAATATCGGTACAGGATTTTGGCAGGGGAATCCCGCCTGAAAACATTCCGCATTTATTTGAACGCTACTACCGGGTTGATACCTCGGGTATTCAATACTCAGGGCTTGGACTGGGCTTGTATATCAGCGCGGAGATCATTGAGCTTCACGGCGGCAAAATGGGCGTTGAAAGCGAAGTGGATAAAGGCAGTACCTTTTGGTTTACGATACCATTAAATTGA
- a CDS encoding VOC family protein, which produces MQAHVTAITLAVKDLDQVKAFYTGKFGWHILAENEKVIMLKLDNLMLTLCDELLFAAYTNISNNAGSNRFYITINLASKADVDAKIAQLRQAKVQILKHPAETFWGGYAGFIADPEGNCWEICYNPYVASG; this is translated from the coding sequence ATGCAGGCCCACGTAACCGCCATTACTCTTGCAGTTAAAGATCTTGACCAGGTCAAGGCATTTTATACCGGGAAGTTCGGATGGCACATCCTTGCCGAAAACGAAAAGGTAATAATGTTAAAGCTTGATAATTTGATGCTTACCCTGTGCGATGAGTTGCTTTTTGCAGCATACACCAATATAAGCAATAATGCCGGGAGCAATCGTTTTTATATTACTATAAATCTGGCTTCAAAAGCTGATGTTGATGCCAAAATAGCCCAATTGAGGCAGGCAAAAGTACAAATCCTGAAGCATCCGGCCGAAACTTTCTGGGGCGGTTATGCCGGTTTTATTGCCGATCCTGAAGGAAATTGCTGGGAAATCTGCTATAATCCGTATGTTGCAAGTGGATAA
- a CDS encoding nuclear transport factor 2 family protein — MKNKFLLACIVGLLSASTMYGRTAAETGYASVIRDFIDSHMTSNFKKLKSIMSDNSVLKLPRGEKVLVQEKDDLVSMMKKDAGTQQNCQSGYEVLAKSDAMVIARVDFNYENCTQHDYLIIEKNDRQDWKITQVCKMFEDIKAPLNNDNSVVAKN; from the coding sequence ATGAAAAATAAATTTTTATTGGCATGCATAGTAGGGTTATTATCTGCCAGCACCATGTACGGCCGTACGGCCGCCGAAACAGGATATGCCAGCGTGATCCGCGATTTTATTGACAGCCACATGACCTCCAACTTTAAAAAATTAAAGTCAATAATGAGCGATAATTCCGTACTAAAGTTGCCCCGCGGCGAAAAGGTACTTGTACAGGAAAAAGACGACCTGGTAAGCATGATGAAAAAGGATGCCGGTACCCAGCAAAATTGCCAGTCGGGTTACGAAGTGCTTGCCAAAAGCGATGCCATGGTGATTGCGAGGGTAGATTTTAATTATGAAAACTGCACACAGCATGATTACCTGATCATCGAGAAAAATGACCGACAGGACTGGAAAATTACCCAGGTTTGTAAAATGTTTGAGGATATAAAAGCACCTTTAAACAACGATAATTCTGTGGTAGCCAAAAACTAA
- a CDS encoding isocitrate lyase/PEP mutase family protein, with translation MSSAINNSQYQKAEVFKALQGRDGLFIIPNPWDAGSAKILTGLGFEAFTTTSAGLAYVLGRPDGHALINRDETLDNARAIINATHLPVAADLENGFGDTPEICAETILAAAGVGLVGGSIEDATGNDRDPIYNFELSVVRVKAAVEAARSLPFHFMLTARAENMIHGKIDLQDTIKRLVAYADAGADVLFAPGLKTREQIREVVKAVAPKPVNIVLGAAGFDISFNELADLGVKRVSLGSALARAALGAFQRAAVELSQGSYGFVNDAVPYSELNKIFGK, from the coding sequence ATGTCATCAGCAATAAACAATTCCCAATATCAAAAAGCCGAAGTTTTTAAGGCCCTGCAAGGGCGCGATGGCTTGTTTATCATCCCTAATCCCTGGGACGCCGGTTCGGCTAAAATTTTAACTGGGTTAGGTTTTGAAGCTTTCACTACCACCAGCGCTGGTTTGGCTTATGTACTTGGCCGGCCGGATGGCCATGCCCTGATCAATCGCGATGAAACGCTTGATAATGCAAGAGCTATCATTAATGCCACGCATTTACCTGTAGCTGCTGATTTGGAGAATGGTTTTGGCGATACACCAGAGATCTGTGCCGAAACTATCTTAGCCGCAGCGGGAGTGGGGCTGGTTGGCGGCTCGATAGAGGATGCCACAGGTAATGATCGTGATCCCATTTACAATTTTGAGCTTTCGGTTGTGCGGGTAAAAGCAGCTGTTGAAGCAGCGCGGAGTTTACCGTTTCATTTTATGCTAACCGCCAGGGCCGAAAATATGATCCACGGGAAAATAGACCTGCAGGACACCATAAAACGCCTTGTTGCTTATGCCGATGCAGGTGCCGATGTGCTTTTTGCGCCCGGACTTAAAACAAGGGAACAGATAAGAGAGGTGGTAAAAGCCGTTGCTCCCAAACCTGTAAACATTGTGCTTGGCGCAGCAGGTTTTGATATCAGCTTTAATGAACTGGCAGATCTGGGCGTAAAAAGGGTAAGCCTTGGTTCGGCATTGGCAAGGGCTGCTTTGGGCGCTTTTCAGCGGGCCGCTGTTGAACTTTCACAGGGAAGTTATGGTTTTGTAAATGATGCTGTTCCTTACTCGGAATTAAATAAGATTTTTGGAAAATAA
- the fabF gene encoding beta-ketoacyl-ACP synthase II has protein sequence MLNRVVITGLGALTPLGNNVKTYWQNLIAGKSGAATITRFDASLFRTQFACELKDFNITDHLDKAELKRTDTFTQYALVAADEAIKDSGFDLSKMDPFDVGIIWGSGQGGMETFEEQVTEYARGNGQPRFSPFFVPKFISNMASGMISIRNGFMGINYTTVSACATSNTAIMDAFNYIRLGKAKIIVTGGSEAPITPASIGGFSSMKAMSARNNDPQHASRPFDIDRDGFVMGEGAGALVLEDYDHAVARGAHIYAEVTGASMTADAYHMTATHPEGLGAARAMQQALAESGLSIEDVDYLNMHATSTPVGDLSEINALLAVTKGKATDTIIGSTKSMTGHLLGAAGAIEAIAAIKSIENQVIPPTINTITLDPAIPDNLKFVLNDAINHKVKVAMSNTFGFGGHNGIVVFKAV, from the coding sequence ATGTTAAACAGAGTAGTTATAACAGGTCTGGGCGCTTTAACACCGCTTGGAAATAATGTAAAAACTTATTGGCAAAATTTAATTGCCGGTAAAAGCGGCGCTGCAACCATCACCCGTTTTGATGCATCATTATTCCGTACGCAATTTGCCTGCGAACTGAAGGATTTCAATATCACAGATCACCTGGATAAAGCAGAATTAAAACGTACCGATACCTTCACCCAGTATGCGCTTGTTGCAGCCGACGAAGCTATCAAAGATTCGGGTTTTGATCTGAGCAAAATGGACCCCTTTGATGTTGGTATTATCTGGGGCAGCGGACAAGGCGGTATGGAAACTTTTGAGGAGCAGGTAACAGAATATGCCAGGGGTAACGGACAGCCCAGGTTTAGCCCGTTCTTTGTACCTAAGTTCATTTCTAATATGGCTTCGGGCATGATCTCTATCCGTAACGGTTTTATGGGGATTAACTACACTACGGTTTCGGCCTGTGCTACATCAAATACAGCTATTATGGATGCCTTTAATTACATCCGTTTAGGCAAAGCTAAGATCATTGTTACAGGTGGTTCTGAAGCACCTATTACACCGGCATCTATTGGCGGTTTTAGCTCAATGAAAGCGATGTCGGCTCGTAATAATGATCCGCAACACGCTTCAAGGCCATTTGATATTGATCGTGATGGTTTTGTTATGGGCGAAGGCGCCGGTGCCTTGGTACTTGAAGATTATGATCATGCAGTTGCCCGTGGTGCTCATATTTACGCAGAGGTAACCGGGGCTTCGATGACTGCTGATGCATACCACATGACAGCCACTCATCCGGAAGGATTAGGTGCTGCCCGTGCCATGCAGCAGGCACTTGCAGAATCGGGTTTAAGCATTGAGGATGTAGATTACCTGAACATGCATGCTACATCAACGCCGGTTGGCGATCTTTCAGAAATTAATGCCCTGCTTGCGGTTACCAAAGGCAAAGCAACAGATACTATTATAGGTTCAACCAAATCCATGACCGGCCACCTGTTGGGAGCCGCCGGAGCTATTGAAGCTATCGCAGCCATAAAATCAATTGAAAACCAGGTGATACCACCAACAATCAATACTATAACCCTGGATCCAGCCATTCCCGACAATTTGAAATTTGTATTAAATGATGCCATTAACCATAAAGTAAAAGTAGCTATGAGCAATACTTTTGGCTTTGGCGGGCATAACGGAATAGTGGTATTTAAGGCGGTATAA
- a CDS encoding patatin-like phospholipase family protein produces the protein MEADKTSDQQVFYVGLCMAGAVSAGAYTAGVIDYLLQALAEWEKHRNEPGVPSHRVQIPVMGGASAGGMTSIMAASSLNNPITHIDKPSGDLLAEHPENKLYHSWVDLVQADMFTKMLDTSDIKSSGVISALNSDFINDVAKRVVAADPKQWQPLPAYIKPGLKIFTTLTNLQGYAYNVPFNSSSPQRTKYNMRIHNDYACFELTENAIAGHNNGWMPLDLKNNINTDIAADAAMATGAFPVGLQSRIVKRAAQYVNNNPWLSNYLTNTPIDAGGYQTLNVDGGMINNEPFDKVRSVLDDLTGQPSVDYNNFNKFVSTVLMIEPFPTQPPKPISQSRAISNVIGLTLSSMLSQMRSKAINIKDAMDEDCAGQYLITPSRRVDTPDGKSTDLTGEQAIACGALSGFSGFLNKEFRVHDFFLGRHNCKIFLRDYFTIPAKTLTTNPIFKDGYANADLARFKSTQNDSYQIIPVFEQNIKFPDIKFSSGTNWPTLKEKDIDRFSNGLKDRIQTIMLNVADLGWLTKSLLWIGAKVILNRMVTNKIMVVIKEELKTWKLLP, from the coding sequence ATGGAAGCAGATAAAACTTCAGATCAGCAAGTATTTTATGTAGGACTTTGTATGGCCGGCGCCGTATCTGCCGGGGCTTACACAGCAGGCGTTATTGATTACCTGCTCCAGGCATTGGCCGAATGGGAAAAGCACCGCAATGAGCCAGGCGTACCATCGCACAGGGTGCAGATCCCGGTAATGGGCGGCGCGTCGGCAGGCGGTATGACCAGTATCATGGCCGCATCCTCCCTTAACAACCCGATAACTCATATCGACAAGCCATCGGGAGATCTTTTAGCCGAGCATCCCGAAAACAAGCTCTACCACTCCTGGGTTGACCTTGTGCAGGCTGATATGTTCACAAAAATGCTGGATACCAGCGACATCAAAAGCTCGGGTGTAATATCGGCACTTAATTCTGATTTTATTAATGATGTTGCCAAACGCGTAGTTGCTGCCGATCCAAAACAATGGCAGCCGCTGCCCGCTTATATTAAACCCGGTTTAAAGATCTTTACCACGCTTACAAACCTGCAGGGCTACGCCTACAATGTTCCGTTTAATTCGTCATCGCCGCAGCGTACCAAATATAACATGCGCATCCATAATGATTACGCATGCTTTGAACTTACAGAAAACGCCATTGCCGGGCATAATAACGGATGGATGCCGCTTGACCTGAAAAATAATATTAATACGGATATAGCCGCCGACGCTGCAATGGCCACCGGCGCCTTTCCGGTTGGATTGCAATCAAGGATAGTTAAACGCGCTGCCCAATATGTTAACAATAACCCATGGTTAAGCAATTACTTAACCAATACTCCAATTGATGCAGGCGGCTACCAAACCCTGAATGTCGACGGTGGTATGATCAACAATGAGCCGTTCGATAAAGTACGAAGTGTTTTAGACGATCTTACCGGTCAGCCCAGCGTTGATTATAACAACTTTAACAAGTTTGTTTCAACCGTACTGATGATCGAACCCTTCCCTACCCAACCGCCAAAACCAATTTCGCAATCACGGGCTATATCAAATGTGATAGGCTTAACGCTGTCATCTATGCTATCGCAAATGCGCTCAAAGGCTATTAATATTAAAGATGCGATGGACGAAGATTGCGCGGGCCAGTACCTGATTACACCATCACGAAGGGTAGATACGCCAGATGGTAAATCGACAGATTTAACTGGCGAACAAGCTATAGCCTGCGGCGCATTAAGTGGGTTTAGCGGATTTTTAAATAAAGAATTCAGGGTGCATGATTTCTTTTTAGGCCGGCACAATTGTAAGATCTTTTTGCGCGATTACTTTACCATACCAGCCAAAACGCTTACCACTAACCCTATTTTTAAAGATGGCTATGCTAATGCCGATCTGGCCAGATTTAAATCAACCCAAAACGATAGCTATCAGATCATCCCGGTATTTGAACAAAATATCAAATTCCCCGATATTAAATTCAGTTCAGGCACCAACTGGCCTACGCTTAAAGAAAAAGATATCGACAGGTTTAGCAACGGCTTGAAAGATCGCATCCAAACCATTATGCTTAATGTGGCAGACCTGGGCTGGCTTACCAAAAGCTTATTATGGATAGGCGCTAAAGTGATCCTGAACCGCATGGTAACCAACAAAATAATGGTGGTGATCAAAGAAGAACTTAAAACATGGAAACTGCTGCCGTAG
- a CDS encoding ligand-binding sensor domain-containing protein, whose translation MNKLSRFPVFLLLCSLAGMLLFTDRAHAQKYIFAHYDIEDGLIQSQINKLSMDTDHRLWVGTFGGACRFDGKDFTAYTRLTGLPDNYVATIFSDRGGCTWFGTMNGLARLYNGRIIKYKPDIPVKRSFVGNITQDGEGTIWVTAAGMLFRVKNDKMQHVPISDDPDVFITSLAVNSAGWLYVSVYKKGIYRLKGQKWEHVIDIDSQYREQIIKRIFFDRFDKSKTYLLTRSGLLCARNGMAKPLDIKNITGKIKGQLLCIEQDADANIWLGTDNGAYCIMGDGVIHYNSSNGLTDNSIPDIYFDADKNLWLGSLGNGLYRCEGDRYTIFDRTQGIPESKIVMSVTEDWNNNVLMGIDGAGLLRYDGKKTSEVPVPTGSPYLKGVQSLYTDKNGTVWIGTGQTGLWQYDKNGFRQVKNSSSFACNFITADDSGTIWLGTSTGCFYYQNGELKQLEGIPPYTASMISLGRDSVFIGTQNGVMLAVNKKIISGFKLKSFPSTAIYSMIRYRDLLLVGTDDSGLYTWDMTTGAVNIYNVDDGLKANSIYSLAADERGRLWMGTGRGINRMQYDPAKKTFWVIDNIGSKEPVVEANQNAIMHRGHEVWISTTKAVMVYNTMTKMVPSPPPHVFIKSVQLMKEDGEKRSSIDLDDWAELKHNQNHLSISFLGVYLKNPDAVSYQYKLVGLDSAFSSPMRNNVVNYPSLPPGTYTFRVKAISPDGQVSPKMASFSFVIIPPFYQTFTFRLLAIIFLVLLGFGVQNLVHQRKIKRQKAIEAMKREEKLKIRQQTAEDFHDDLGNKLTRITVLSEILNAKIDREQADQRGIVDQIKQNAASLYNGTKDILWALDPKSDNLYETLNHIREIGIEVFHDVPVDFEFAAVDEDIQLVKLPMEYSRNITMIFKELLNNILKHADAGQVVFELDQSDKNAIALRVTDDGKGFDSDAAHRGRGINNINARAKRINASLLINSEAGKGTSVTLKFGKNQLSN comes from the coding sequence TTGAATAAGCTATCGCGTTTTCCCGTTTTTCTGCTTTTGTGTTCCCTGGCAGGTATGCTGTTGTTTACAGACCGGGCCCATGCACAGAAATACATTTTTGCGCACTATGATATTGAGGATGGGCTCATCCAATCGCAAATAAACAAGCTATCCATGGATACCGACCATCGCCTTTGGGTAGGTACCTTTGGCGGGGCCTGCCGTTTTGATGGAAAAGATTTTACCGCATATACCCGCTTAACCGGTTTACCTGATAATTACGTTGCAACCATTTTTTCGGATAGAGGGGGCTGTACCTGGTTTGGTACCATGAACGGGCTTGCAAGGCTTTATAATGGCCGGATTATAAAGTATAAACCGGATATACCGGTTAAACGCTCTTTTGTGGGCAATATAACCCAGGATGGAGAGGGAACTATTTGGGTTACAGCTGCAGGGATGCTGTTCAGGGTGAAAAATGACAAGATGCAGCATGTTCCTATTAGTGATGACCCTGATGTTTTTATCACCAGTTTGGCTGTTAATAGCGCAGGTTGGTTATACGTGTCTGTTTACAAAAAAGGTATTTATCGTCTTAAAGGACAAAAATGGGAACATGTAATTGATATTGATTCCCAATATCGTGAGCAAATTATCAAAAGGATTTTTTTCGACCGTTTTGATAAAAGCAAAACTTATCTTCTAACCCGCTCGGGTTTGTTATGTGCCAGGAATGGTATGGCTAAACCACTGGATATAAAAAATATTACCGGAAAAATAAAAGGTCAGTTATTGTGCATTGAACAGGACGCTGATGCCAATATTTGGCTGGGTACCGATAACGGAGCCTATTGTATTATGGGTGATGGTGTGATCCACTATAACTCATCAAACGGACTTACCGATAACTCTATCCCTGATATTTATTTTGATGCAGATAAAAACCTGTGGCTGGGCAGTCTTGGCAATGGCCTTTACCGCTGCGAAGGCGACAGATATACCATTTTTGACCGTACACAGGGTATTCCCGAATCAAAAATAGTAATGTCGGTGACTGAAGACTGGAACAATAATGTTTTAATGGGGATAGATGGAGCCGGTCTTTTGCGATATGACGGAAAAAAAACCAGCGAAGTGCCTGTGCCAACCGGTTCGCCGTATTTAAAGGGGGTGCAGAGTTTGTATACTGATAAGAACGGCACTGTTTGGATTGGTACCGGGCAAACCGGTTTATGGCAGTATGATAAAAATGGTTTCAGACAGGTAAAAAACAGTTCATCTTTTGCCTGTAATTTTATTACTGCCGATGATAGTGGCACTATATGGCTGGGCACGTCAACGGGCTGTTTCTATTATCAAAACGGCGAATTGAAACAATTGGAAGGCATCCCCCCTTATACGGCCTCAATGATTAGTTTGGGGCGTGATTCTGTTTTCATTGGCACCCAAAATGGGGTTATGCTGGCTGTAAATAAAAAGATAATTTCGGGGTTTAAACTTAAATCGTTCCCGTCAACGGCAATTTATAGCATGATCCGGTACCGGGACCTGCTGCTCGTAGGTACAGATGATAGCGGTTTATACACATGGGATATGACAACCGGGGCGGTTAATATTTATAATGTTGATGACGGGCTCAAAGCAAATAGTATTTACAGCCTTGCTGCTGACGAACGCGGCCGCCTTTGGATGGGCACCGGTAGGGGAATTAACCGGATGCAATACGACCCTGCAAAGAAAACTTTTTGGGTAATTGATAACATAGGCTCAAAAGAACCGGTGGTAGAGGCCAACCAAAATGCTATTATGCACCGCGGACACGAGGTTTGGATCAGTACCACCAAGGCCGTTATGGTGTATAATACCATGACAAAAATGGTTCCCTCGCCACCGCCGCATGTGTTCATCAAATCGGTACAATTGATGAAGGAGGATGGCGAAAAACGCTCTTCAATTGACCTTGATGACTGGGCCGAGCTTAAACATAATCAAAATCATTTATCGATATCTTTTCTTGGTGTTTATCTCAAAAATCCCGACGCGGTATCTTACCAGTATAAGCTGGTTGGGCTGGATAGTGCTTTTAGCTCGCCCATGCGAAACAACGTGGTCAATTATCCTTCGCTGCCGCCCGGTACGTATACCTTCAGGGTAAAAGCCATAAGCCCCGACGGGCAGGTATCGCCGAAGATGGCCAGTTTTAGTTTTGTGATCATTCCGCCTTTTTATCAAACTTTTACATTCAGGTTATTAGCCATTATATTTTTAGTTCTGCTGGGTTTCGGGGTGCAGAATTTAGTGCATCAGCGTAAAATAAAACGTCAAAAGGCAATTGAAGCCATGAAGCGGGAAGAGAAGTTAAAGATCCGCCAGCAAACAGCCGAAGATTTTCATGACGATCTGGGTAACAAATTAACCCGGATCACCGTCTTATCAGAAATACTAAATGCCAAAATAGATAGAGAGCAGGCGGATCAGCGCGGAATCGTGGATCAGATCAAGCAAAACGCGGCATCACTATACAACGGTACAAAGGATATCCTGTGGGCGCTCGACCCTAAAAGCGATAACCTGTATGAAACCCTGAACCACATCCGCGAGATAGGAATAGAGGTTTTTCATGATGTACCGGTTGATTTTGAATTTGCGGCCGTTGATGAAGATATCCAGCTGGTAAAACTGCCTATGGAATACAGCCGTAACATCACCATGATATTTAAGGAGCTGTTAAATAACATCCTTAAACATGCCGATGCCGGGCAGGTAGTTTTTGAACTTGATCAAAGCGATAAAAACGCGATAGCACTCCGGGTTACCGATGATGGGAAGGGGTTTGATAGCGATGCGGCCCATCGCGGCCGGGGGATCAACAATATTAATGCCCGCGCAAAACGGATCAATGCATCACTGCTCATTAATTCGGAAGCAGGTAAGGGCACGTCAGTAACATTAAAATTTGGTAAAAATCAGCTAAGTAATTAA
- a CDS encoding response regulator transcription factor produces the protein MARNIKVSIIEDDETLRDGYAFLIGATEGYDVISTYCSYDEAVKKIAADKPDVILLDIELPGVNGIDAIPKLKKLLPNCYILILTVYESEKQIFNALANGASGYLTKNTPSTKIIESIKEVREGGGPMSINIARLVIRSFQKNQESPLSKRETQILELIGEGKSRGQIANELFIDLETVRSHIKNIYLKLDVNSRADAIKLARQNKLI, from the coding sequence ATGGCCCGTAACATTAAGGTAAGTATTATAGAGGACGATGAAACCCTGCGCGATGGCTATGCCTTTTTAATTGGTGCTACCGAGGGCTATGATGTCATCAGTACCTACTGTTCATATGATGAGGCTGTAAAAAAAATAGCTGCGGATAAACCCGATGTGATATTGCTGGATATTGAGCTGCCTGGCGTTAATGGCATTGATGCTATCCCTAAATTAAAAAAGCTGTTGCCCAACTGCTATATCCTCATTTTAACTGTTTACGAATCTGAAAAGCAGATTTTTAACGCGCTGGCCAACGGCGCATCGGGATATCTTACAAAAAACACCCCATCAACTAAGATCATCGAATCGATAAAAGAGGTAAGGGAAGGCGGCGGCCCTATGAGTATCAACATTGCGCGGCTGGTGATCCGCTCGTTCCAGAAAAACCAGGAATCGCCCTTATCCAAGCGGGAAACCCAGATCCTGGAGTTGATAGGCGAAGGCAAAAGCCGTGGTCAGATTGCCAATGAATTGTTCATCGACCTGGAAACAGTACGTAGCCATATCAAGAATATCTACCTAAAGCTTGATGTAAATTCCCGCGCTGATGCTATAAAGCTGGCAAGGCAGAATAAGCTGATATAG